The window TGTGATGCATTTTTTTAAATTAACAAATTTATTTAATTTTTTTATTTTTGACTTGACATTTAATAGTTAGTCTTAAATTAAAGTTTTCCTTTCCAACTTCCCTCTTCTAAAATCTCAGCAACTACATAATTTTTTCCTAAATCCACAATAACATCTCTTAAATCATCTTTAAAATTATCTGTAGTTATTATAGTAAGAAGTCCCTCTTTAGCATTTGTAGTTCTAACTACTCCAAGCCCCTCATAAGCTTCTATAATTTTATTAATAAAATCTATATCTTCTTTTCTGCTTTTTACAATAAATTCATAACTTTCCATATTTCTCCCTCTATCTCTCTTCCAATAATTTAGCCAATTCAATAAACTGCTCAATAGAAAGATTTTCAGCTCTCTCGTTAAAAGATATTCCTAACTCTGTCAATACCCCTTGAATTTTATCTTTTGATATTCCAAGAGTGGCAAGGTTATTTACAATATTTTTTCTTTTATTTGAAAAAGCTCCTTTTACATATTTAAAGAATAGATTTTCATCTATAATACTCTCAAATCTTCTGTCTTTATAGAATTTTATTCCGATAAATCCTGAGTCAATCTTTGGTACTGGTGTAAAAAATTCCTTAGGTATTGTAAAAAGATATTCTGCTTCCCCAAAATATTCCACTGCCAATGTTAAAACACTTCTCTCTTTTCCAGAAGTTGCACAAACTCTTTCTCCAACCTCTTTTTGTACCATTAGATACACTTCATCAATAAGATCTCTATGCTCAATAAGTTTGTTTATAATAGGAGATGTTATATAATAAGGAATGTTTGCAACTACTTTTGTATTAGCTCCTATTATCCCCCTTAAATCTGCCTCTAGTATATCTCCCATATGAAGATTAAACTTTGGATTGCTGTCAAATTTTTTTCTAAGTATTTTTTCTAAATCTGTATCAATCTCTACACAGTTTACTTTTTTTGCCCTTTGTAAAAGAAGCTCCGTAAGAGCTCCTTCACCAGGTCCTATCTCTAAAACTTCATCATCTGATGAAACTTGAGATACTTCCATTATTCTTTCTAAAACTGTATTTTGATCATTTAAAAAGTTTTGTCCATATTTTTTCTTATGCTTAAATGACATCTTATTCCCCTAAAGTAAGCACACCAACGAATGGTAGGTTTCTATAATGTTCAGCATAATCAAGTCCATATCCTATAACGAAAGCGTCTGGAATTTCAAATCCAACGTACTCAGCTTTTACATCAGCTTTTCTTCTGCTTGGTTTGTCTAAAAGAGTACAGATTTTGATTGAGTTAGGTTTTTTCTTCCACATAAATTCTTTTACATTTGCAAGAGTAAGTCCTGTATCAACTATATCTTCTATTAAAAGTACATCTTTTCCAGTAACTTCTTCATCAACATCTTTTAATATTTTTACAATCCCTGTTGAGTCAGTTCCATTTCCATAGCTAGACACTTTCATAAAATCTATTTTTAAATCTAAATTTATAGTTTTTATTAAGTCAGTCATAAATACAACAGACCCTTTTAAAAGTCCTACACATATTAAATCTTTTCCTTGATAGTCTTTCTCTATTTGTTTTCCAAGTTCAGCAACACGAGCTGCAAGTTTTTCTTCAGAAATTAAAGTTTCTATTTTATTTGCCATTTGTTCCTCCTAAAAATTTTGTCAATTCTACACAGGATATTTTATCATTTACACTATATTTTATCAAGAATAAATTATTTTTATTTTGATTAAATATTTGATCAAATATTTTTGTTTTTTTAGGTTATTTTGTTGATATTTTATTTTGTTTATGGTATCATTTTATAATAAGTATGTTTTATTTTCTTAGGAGGATTAATGAAAAAAACTCTTTTAGTTGTAGTCAGTTGTTTTATATCAATAATCGCTACAACATATTTTTTAGGTTACTATACTTTGGATAAATATTTCAATAAAAACTTTTATTATACACCTAATCTTGTGGGACTTACTCCTAGCGAAGTGAAAGGTTTAGCTGACAAAGATATTATAGAAGTCAAAGTGGTAGGACGGGATTTCTCATCTCTACCTGAAGGGCAAATCTTTATGCAAGAACCAAAGGAAAGACACGTAATAAAAAAAGGTAGAACTATAAAAGTTTGGGTAAGTATGGGAGAAAACTACTTCCAAGTACCAGATTTTAAAGGACAACAACTTTTTACTGTTAAAAATCTTTTAGAAGAGAAAAGAATTAAGATAAATAGAATTTCAAGAACTGACTCTCCTCTATCATATAACTGTATCATCGGAACAAATCCTAGTACAGGTGAGAATGTAAATATAAAAGATGGTATCTCTCTTTTAGTCAGTGGACGTTCTCAAAATAAGATTGTTAAAGTACCTGATGTCATAGGATATACTTTAGTTGAAGCTGAGAGATTTTTAAAAGAAAATTCTATCTTTATTGGAAAAGTTGAAAAGGTAAAAGTAGAGGGACTTGAACCAAATGTTGTGGTTGACTTAAGTGTTGGTGTTAACAGTAGAATTTCTGCTGGATCTAGTATAAATATTACTATCACAGAATAATAGGAGATGATATTATCAAGGGAAATGTTATAAATAAAATCCAAGGATTTTATTATGTAAAAGTAGGTGAAGATATTCACGAATGTAAACTAAGAGGAATTTTAAAAAGAAAGGATAAAAAAGATAATTGTATCGTGGGAGATATTGTAGAGATCTCTGAAGATAATTCAATAATCCAAATCTATCCTAGAAAAAATATGATAAATAGACCTCTGGTTTCTAATGTTGACTATCTAGTTATACAGTTTGCTGGGAAAGACCCAGAAATAGATTTAGATAGACTTAATACTTTGATACTTAATAGTACTTACTATAAAATAGATCCTATTGTGGTCATAAATAAAATAGATCTTTTGACTGAGGAGGAAAAAATCTCCCTTACTGAAAGATTAAGTTTTTTAAAAAAAATAAATATCCCTCTATTCTTTGTATCAACATACAAAAATATTGGGGTAGATGAGGTTAAAAATTTTATAACTAATAAGACTGTGGCTTTTGGAGGTCCTAGTGGAGTTGGGAAATCTAGTATTCTTAATATGCTACAAGATGAGGAAGATTTAGTCGTTGGTGAAACTAGTAAAAAATTAAAAAGAGGAAAACATACAACCAGAGATTCTAAATTTATCCCGTCTAACTGTGGTGGATATGTTATCGATACTCCAGGATTTTCATCTATTGAACTTCCTCCAATAAAAGATTTTGCTGAGCTTATATCAATGTTTAAGGAGTTTACACTTCCAGATGATGCTCACTGCAAATTCTTAAACTGTCACCATATAAGTGAGCCAGGTTGTCTTATAAAAAATATGGTAGAAGATAATAAAATTTCAAAAACAAGATATGATTTTTATAAAAAAGTATATGAAAAATTAAAGGTTGAAAGGTGGAATAATTATGAAAAATATTAAAATAGCTCCTTCTATTTTATCGGCTGATTTTAGTAGATTAGGAGAAGAGGTAGAAAGTATCGATAGAGCTGGGGCTGATTGGGTACATATTGATGTTATGGACGGTATATTTGTTCCTAATATTACTTTTGGACCTCCTGTAATAAAAGCTATTAGAAATAAAACTAAATTAGTTTTTGATGTGCATTTAATGATAACTAACCCTGAAAGATATATAGAAGATTTTGTAAAAGCTGGAGCTGACATAATAGTAGTTCACGCAGAATCAACTATTCATCTTCATAGAGTTATCCAACAAATAAAATCTTATGGTGTAAAAGCTGGAGTTTCTCTAAATCCATCTACTTCACACGAAGCTTTAAGATATGTGATAGATGACTTAGACTTAGTTTTAGTTATGAGTGTTAACCCAGGATTTGGTGGACAATCATTTATAGAAAGCTCTGTTGAAAAAATAAAAGAAATCAGAAAAATGAACCCTACTGTTGATATTGAAGTTGATGGTGGAATAAACGATAAAACAATAGACAGATGTATTGAAGCTGGAGCTAACGTTTTTGTAGCTGGTTCTTATGTATTTGGTGGAGATTACCAAGAAAGAATATCAAGTCTTAAAAAGGAGAACTAAATGGCAAAATATGTTGATGAATTAAATGACGTTTTTGAAAAATTTTATAAATTATTTTATGAATCAGAAGACATGGCTCTAAAAAATGGTATCAAATGTTTAACTCACACAGAGTTACACATCATCGAAGCCATTGGAGAAGATTCTCTTACAATGAATGAGCTTTCTGATAGACTTGCTATAACAATGGGAACTGCAACAGTGGCTATCACAAAACTTGGAGAAAAAGGATTTGTATCAAGAGTTCGTTCTGATGCAGATAGAAGAAAAGTATATGTATCCCTTTCTAAAAAAGGTATGCAAGCACTAGATTATCATAACAACTATCATAAAATGATAACACTTTCTATAATAGAAAAATTAGAAGAAAAAGAAGTTCGTGAATTTTTAGGAACTTTCAAAAAACTTCTTAAAAACTTAAAAAATAAAACTGAATTTTTAAAACCACTTCCTGTAACAGATTTCCCTGTTGGAAGTCGTGTATCTGTTGTAGAGATAAAAGGTACTCCTATCATTCAAGATTATTTCTTAGATAGAGGTATTGGACATTACAGCATAATAGAAGTTTTAAAAAGTAAAGATGAAAATAATGTGGCTCTTAAGAAAGATGACGGAACTATCTTAGAAGTTAACTTATTAGATGCTAAAAATATAATAGTTGTAAAGGCTGAGGATTAATGTTTTATTTAGATGGGGTTTCTCTATCAAAAATAAAATTAGAGCTTAAAGAAAATTTATTAAATAAAAAAGTTGGGAAGATTTTTCAAAATTCTTCCCTTTCTTTAACACTTCATTTTGGAAAAAAAGCTCTATTTTTTACTTGTAATCCGTCAATGCCCCTTTGTTACATAAATGAAGATAAAGAGGAAAATCTTCTTGAAGAAAGTTCAAATTTTTTATTAATGATTAGAAAATATCTTGTTAACTCTGCTCTTGTAGACTTAGAACAACTTGGACTTGATAGAATACTAAAATTTTCCTTTTCAAAAATAAATGAGCTTGGACAAATTCAAAATAACTATCTTTTCTTTGAAATAATGGGAAAATATTCAAATATTATCTTGACTGATAGTGATGAAAGAATTATTTCAGTCCTTAAAAAGAAATCAATAGAGGAAAATTCCATAAGAACTCTTTTTAGTGGAGAGAAATATTCACAACCAATAGTATCACAAAAGAAAAATCCATTTGAAATAACTGAAACAGAATTTAATACAATTATTTCAAATGGTAATATTATTGAAACCCTTGAAGGAATAGGAAAATTAACAAAAAATGAAATAAAAAATTATCAAGATTTTAGAAATATTTTAACTTCTGAGTTAGCTCCAAAAATTTATTTCAATAAAAAAATACCTGTCCTTGCAACAGTTCTGGAAGTAAAACCAAAAGAATATGATGAGGTTATCAACTATCCAAACTTTTGTGAAATGATAAACTTCTATATAAAAAGCAAATCTCTTTCAAATAGCTTTAATCTTTTGAGAGAACAGCTTATCTTTTGTATAGAAAAAGAAAAAAAGAAATCAGAAAAAATAATTAAAAATATAAAAAAAGATATTGAAATAATGAAAGATTACAATAACCCCAAAGAAATCGGAGATATTTTAGCCTCAGTTCTTTATAGTATCAAAAGAGGGGATAGCACAGTAAAAGCCTATGACTTTTACAATAACTGTGAAATAAATATTTCACTTGATCCACTTCTTTCACCGCAATCAAATCTTGAGAAAATCTATAAAAAATCCTCTAAGATGAAAAGAGGTTTGGAAATTTCTAAGCAAAGATTAGAGGAATTTCAAAATAAACTTTTCTATTTTGATAGTGTGGCAACATTTATTCAAAAAAGTAAAACTTTTGAAGAATTAAAAAATATTGAAACTGAACTTATTGAAGAAAAATATCTAAAGAAAAAAGTAAATAAAAAGCCTAAGAAAAAATCAGTTGAACAACCATATGGAACTATTGAAATAGATGGAAAGGTTATCTATTTTGGTAGAAATAACAAGGAAAATGATTATCTGACATTTAAGTTTGCCAAAAAAGATGATATGTGGTTCCATATAAAAGATATTCCCGGTTCTCACTTCATTGTGAAAAAAGAGGATTTTGAAAACTCAGATGAATTTATTTTAAAAATCGCAACACTTTCAGCTTTTTATTCAAAAGCAAATGCTCACGAAAAAGTAGTAGTTGACTATACTTTGAAAAAAAATCTAAATAAACCAAAAGGAGCACCTTTAGGATTTGTCACATATAATGTTTGGGACTCTGTTACAGTTGTTACACCTAGTGAAATATAAAGGAGTGATACTATGTTTCATAAAATAGATTTTGAAACTTGGGAAAGAAAAGAACATTTTAAGTATTATATCAATCTTATCAAAACAAATTATAATCTTACAGCTGAACTTAATATCAGTCAACTTATGGAAAAAGTAAAAGAAAAAAAATTAAAATTTTTCCCAACAATGCTTTACTGTATAATAAAAGCTGTTAACCAAAACAAAGAGTTTAGAATGGACTACGACAAAGAAGGAAATCTTGGGTATTGGGACTATGTAGTCCCATCATATACTATTTTCCACGATGATGATAAAACTTTTTCAGATATTTGGAGCGAATATGATGAGAATTTTGAAAAGTTTTACACAAATGTAGTTGAGGATATAGAAAAATACAAAGATATAAAAGGTGTTAAAACAAAACTTGGACGTGGAGATAACTTTTGTCCTATCTCTTGTATCCCTTGGCTTAGCTTTACAGGTTGTGCAAATGATACCTACTCTGAAGCAAAAATGCTTTTCCCTGTTATCGCTTTTGGAAAATATTTTAAACGTGATGAGATGACTATGATACCTATCTCTGTCTTTGTAAATCACGCTGTGGCAGACGGCTATCACACTTGTAAACTTATAAATGATATTCAAAGTATTATCAATGATATTGAAAATTGGGTATAAATTTTTAAAAAAAATTCTTGACAAAGAGAAAACAATTTTATACAATGTACAAAATAAAATTTTTAGGAGGAAACAATGATGCTATTAAGGAGGAGACAATTAAATATCAATTTTAAATATTTATATTGTCTTTCTGTAAACTAAGATAGCATATATTTCTTTTTGACGTACATAGATAAAAAAAGATAAAACCAGCTATAGTTTTTTAAGGAAGACTAGGCTGGTTTTTTTGATACAATTTTTTAGGAGGAGATTATGGAGATATTAAACAAATTAGAAAATAAATTTAGTGAGATTTTTGAAGACTTAAAAGAGTTAAATGAATATATATACAAAAATCCTGAACTTGGAAGAAAAGAGTTTAAAGCTTGTGAAGCTCATAAAAATCTTTTAAAAAAATATGGATTTGATATTGAAGAAAACTATATTGGAATACCTACAGCATATTTAGCAAAATATTCATCTGGAAAAAAAGGAATAAAAATAGGATATTTAGCTGAATATGATGCTCTTCCAGAGATTGGTCACGGTTGTGGTCATAATATTTTAGGAACAACAAGTATCGGAGCAGGAATTTTATTAAAAGAATATATTGATGAATTTGGTGGAGAGGTTTTAATATTCGGTACTCCTGCAGAGGAAACTTTTGGAGCTAAAGTTGATATGGCAGAGGCTGGTTGTTTTGATGATATAGATGTGGCAATGATTTCTCACCCAACTGGAAAAAATCACGAAAAAAGTGGAACATCTCAAGCAATGGAAGCTTTACAATTTACTTTCAGAGGAAAAACAGCTCACGCAGCTGGTGACCCATACAATGGAATAAATGCTCTTGATGGTGTGATACAATTTTTCAATAGCATTAATGCATTAAGACAACAAACAAAAACAAGTGCAAGAATCCACGGTATAATCTCAAATGGTGGAGAGGCTGCAAATATTATTCCAGATTTAGCAGTTGCAAATTTCTATGTAAGAGAAGCTACAACAAAAGAGATGTTAAAACTTAGTGAGCGTGTAAAAAATTGTGCTAAGGGAGCTGCTCTTGCCACTGGTACGTCTTTAGAAATAGAAAATTATGAATATACTTTCAAACATCTTGTAACAAATGAAAAATTATCAAGTATATATACAAAAAATCTTGAACTTCAAGGGATAAAAGATATTCCAATGTCTGACCCTACTGGTTCTAGTGACTGTGGAGATGTAAGTCATCATTGCCCAACAATTCATACTTATTTCCCAATATCTAAGTGTGAACTTACTGGACACAGCATTGAATTTGCAAAAGCTACAATTACAGAAGAAGCTTATCAAGGAATGAAAGAAGCTATATTTGCCCTTGTGATGACTGGAAAAGATATTTTAGAAAATGAAAATCTTTTAAAAGAGATAAAAGATGAATTTAATCAAATGAAAAAAACTTTAATATAACTTTTTAAGGAGGAGTATAATTATGAAAAAATTTCTAGTTTTAATGTTATCTTTAATTTTATTTGTATCTAGCTTTGGTGCTAAAAAGCTTTATGTAGGAACAAATGCTGAGTTCAAACCTTATGAATATCTTGAAGGAGATAAAATAGTTGGTTTTGATATTGAGCTTATGGAAGCAATGGGAAAAGAAATGGGATATGAAATCAAATGGAATAATATGACTTTTGATGGACTTTTACCAGCACTTCAAATGGGAAAAATTGATGCTGTAATAGCTGGAATGTCGCCTACTGCTGAAAGAAAAAAAGCTGTAGACTTCTCTAAACCATACTTAAACTTCCAAACTGGTCACTCTGTTATAGTAAGAATAAATGAAACTGCTATTGTGAAAAAAGAAGATTTAAATGGAAAAACTGCTGGAGTTCAACTTGGAACAAAACAAGAAGAATTAGCAAAAGCTTTAGGAGCTAATATAGTTCGTTATGATTCATTCACAGGAGCTTTACTTGCACTAAAACAAAGTAAAATAGATGCTGTTGTATTAGATGAACAAGCAAGTGCTAAATATTTAAAAACTATGCCTGAAGTTAAAGTTGCTGATACTATCTATGATGAAGATCCTGGAGAATCAATAGCTGTTAAGAAAGGAAATAAAAAATTAATAGAAGAATTAAACAGTGCTTTTGATAAAGTTGTAGAAAATGGTACTTATGCAAAAATATTAGAAAAATATTTCCCTGAAAAAGTATCTAAATAATTTAATAAAAAATTAAGACCTGATGCGTATAATTTACGTTTCAGGTCTATTTTTATTTAGTTATTATCTATAAAATAACTTCCTTTTTTGCTATTTTTAACACGATAAAGAGCATTATCCGCTTTCTTATAAATCTCTTTAAAATTCATATCTTTTTTTATAATTACTCCACCAATAGAAGCACCTACTGTAACAGATTTATTATTTTCTATATAAGTTTTATTAAGAATATCATTTAACTGCTGAGCTATTTCATTTAATTTTTCTATATTAGAAACTTCTTTCACTAAAAGTGCAAACTCATCTCCACCAAATCTTGCAAAAACTCCAACATCTTTTGCAACAAGTTTAATCTTAGCAGCACTTTCTTGTAAAATTTTATCTCCCATATCATGTCCAAAAGTATCATTAGCCTTTTTAAAATTATCTAAATCTATGATGAAAAATGCACTTACTCCTTCTAACTCTTTGTCACTATTTAAAAATAAATTCATCTCTTTTTCAAAGTTTTCACGATTATAAAGTTTTGTAAGAAAATCATATTTTGATTTTTTACTTATTATCTCCAGTTCTTGTTCTTTTATTTTTTCCTCTGTACAATTTTCTAAAATTCCAACTGTACTTTGAGAATCTACAATTATTGAATTAATCCTAAACCATTTCCATTCAGAATCTTTTTTCTTCAGAGGAATTACAATATTTTCTATACTTTTACCAAGTGTAATATTGTTATAAATTTCATCATAAACTTTAAAAAACTCCGGTTTAGTAACTACAAATTTTTCAATCTTAGTAGGGTGAATCTCATCGAAAGGAATAGTTAATTCTTGTTTTTCCTCTTTTCCATAATAATTGTAAACAACAACTTTTCTCTCTAATAAATTAACTTTAAAGATTATATCCTCTGTTTTATGAAGCAACATTTTAAACATTCTATTCTTAACAGCAATAATCTGACTATCATTTTTGATAACTTTATATGTATAGTAAAATATTCCTAAAATAACCGAAACTATAACAATCATAAATTCTATTAAAACCAACAACATCTCATTTGATATTTCTTTTACTTCCATTGTGTGAAAAACAAGCTTTTCACGAGTGAGAGCAGAAAAAACATACCAATTTTTTATTCCAAGAGGATCGTAAATTATATAACGTCCAGCATCTCCATATTCAAAATAATATGTTCCTGTTCTTTTATTTTCTACATCATCTTTTATTTTTTCTACTGTAATTCCATCAAAATATCTGTATCTTTCAATTTCGTCCCAAAAAAGCAATCCCTTTTTTCCAGAAAAAGAATAACTACTATTAGAACTGCTTATATATCTTCCTGTTGTATCTACTATCTGAAAATATTGTCTAGAATCTTTAGAAAAATTGGTCAAACTCTCAAAATGTGATATTGAAAAATATCCAAATAATGCTTTTGTTTTTCCATCTTTTGTATTTAAAGGAATTGCTATCAAAATTTCAGAACTTTCTGTGTCGTCCTCAACAAGAATATCTGAAATATATCTTTTATCATTTTTTAGTGAATCATCTAAATTTATATCTCTAATATCCCATTTATGTCCATCAGAATCTGAGGTTTTTCCATCAGAATAAATTATTCCAAGTGACTTAAAATGTCCTTTATTTTCAATTCCTTTAAGTTTTTTTAAAACCTCTTCTGCAGTCAACTCTTCTAAATTTTCTGTTTCTATAATAGTTCCTAATATATGAGAAGAGTGTCCTATCTCTTTATAAATAATGTTTTTTATCTGAGAAGAAAGCTCATGGATACGCTCCATATTATTTTGTAATACTTTATTTTTTATCTTTTCTTGATATTTAGAAAAAGATGATATCACAACTATGGCATTAATAAAAACAATCAATCCCACAATTACTGAAACGATTTTTCCTTTTAAATTATAAACTTTCATCACAATATTCTCCATTTAAAATTATTATATAAACTATGATGTTAAACAATAATCTAGCAACTCAATTATACCAAAATAATATCTAATGTCAAGGAAAACACTTAAGCTTTTTTTCCAAAAAATGGGTATTCTTGCTATTTTCTAGCTTTGAATACCCCAATTTTTATTTTTTATAATTTATTGCAAGATTTATAAGAGTCTCATAGTTATTTAGATTTTCATCTTCTAAAACTTTTTCCATAAGATAATCTAAAATCTCTCCTATTATTTTTCCTTTTGAAACTCCCACTTTTAATAAATCTTTTCCAGATATTTTTAAATCTTTTATTGATAATGGAGGTTTAGTTTCTTGGATTTTTTTTAAAATATTTTTTATTTGTTCTAAATCCTCAAGATTACAAACATCATTGTTGTGAGTTCTTCTATCAGCTTCTACAACTTCCAAATATCTATATAAATCCTCTTCACCAAACCGATTTAACATTTTTTTTACAAATATTTCATCAATGTTTTGTCTATAGAGAGAGTGGTATTTTATAATTTTACAAACTCTTTCTGTATCTAGTTTACTAAATTTAAGATTTAACATCAGTTTTTCAGCTATCTCAACAGAATATTTTTCGTGTCTATAAAAATGCCCTTGATTGTCCTCTCCAAAAGTATAACATCTAGGCTTTCCTATATCATGAAATAAAACTGCAAGACGTGTTATTAAATCCCTGCTAGAAAATTCTAAACTTTTTAGAATATGCTCATCAACAGTATAGATATGGTGTATATTTTTTTGGTCAAAGCCTATGGTCTTGCTCCACTCTGGGATTATCTCCTCTAAAATTTTATTTTCTGACATCACTTTTAAAACTTTATAGGCATTTTTCCCTGTGATTATCTTGCTAAACTCATCTCTTATTCTCTCTGCTGAAAGATTTTGTATAAGGTTTTTAGATTTTTTTATCTCCTCAATAGTTTCTGGAAAATATTTTAAATCCTTTGTTGCAAGAAATCTAAAATATCTTAAAATTCTCAAAGGGTCTTCTTTAATTCTCTGTGTGCAATCTCCTACAAATCTTAAAACTTTATTTTCTATATCCTCTTTTGATTTTTCTCCAAAATAAAATTTTTCCCCATCATAGGCTATTGCATTTATTGTAAAATCTCGCCTTTTTAAATCATCATAGATATTTTTGGTAAACTCTACCTTTTGGGTTTTTCTATCTAGAGGTGTTCCTATATCTTCCCTCAGCTTTGCAATCTCATAAGGAATACCGTCCATTTTTATTTGAATTATTCCAAAATGTTTTCCCATCTCTTTAGGCTTAAAATTTTTAAAAATCTCTTTTAATCTCTCATACTCTATATCTGTAACAAAGTCACAATCTTTTGGATCAAGTCCTAAAAAAATATCTCTTACAAATCCACCTACAATATATCCTTGCCCCTCTTCCTTAAGAAGATTCAGTATAAATTCTATATTGTAGTTTAATTTTATCTCCATATCATCTCTCGTTTCTATACAAATTTTTTATATAACTCTTTAAGTTGTGATACTTTTTCGCTATCTTTTGCTAAATCAGATTTTTCAGTGGCAGAAATATATTTTTCAACTATTAAGTCCCATCTTAAATATTCACTTATACATTTGAATTGTTTTCCAATTATTTCATATTCAGGGTCATCTAAAGTTGCAGAACCAACTGCAAGAACACCGATTTTTTTAGGTTTTTGAACTAACAATGCACCTTTCATATAAACTCTATCTATTGCAGTCTTAAGTTGTGAAGAAATTCCCCACCAATAAACAGGAGAACCAAATATAACTACATCTGCCTCAACAACTTTGTCAGCTACAACTTGTCCATCATCTTTTGTTGCACAAGTTCCGTTAGTTGTTTTACAATAATCACAACCTTTACAACCAACTATTTCACATTCTCTTAAATTTATCATTTCCACTTGAGCATCTGTGTTTTGTAAAAATCCTTCTTGAATAGCATTTAAAGCTGTGTCAGTATTTCCTCCAACTCTCGGACTTCCATTTAATAATAAAACTTTCATATTTCTCCTCCTTTTGAAACTTTTTTCCTACCTCTATGTTAAACTTATCACTTTTTGACTCTAAAGTCAAGCTATTAATTATTAAACATTGATGAATAAAGCTTGTAATAAATACCTTTTGTTTCTAAAAGTTCATTATGATTTCCTTTTTCTTTTATATTTCCATTTTGTATAACAAAAATTTCATCAGCATTTTTTATTGTAGAAAGTCTGTGAGCTACCACCAAAGTAGTTCTACCTTTTGAAAGTTCCTCCAACTCTTTTTGAATAAATATCTCTGTTGTATTATCAAGTGCAGAAGTAGCCTCATCTAAAATTAAAATAGTTGGATTTTTTAGGAAAACCCTAGCAATAGAAAGTCTTTGCTTTTGTCCTCCAGAAAGTTTTACCCCTCTTTCTCCAATCTCTGTATCATAACCTTTTTCCAAACTCATAATATAGTCGTGGATATTTGCTTTTCTACTAGCCTCAAATACCTCTTCATCTGTGGCATTTGGATTTCCATATAAAATATTTTCTTTTATTGTTCCACCAAAAAGATATACATCTTGTTGAACTATTCCAATATTTTTTCTTAGAGATTCCAACGTAATATCAT is drawn from Fusobacterium perfoetens and contains these coding sequences:
- a CDS encoding basic amino acid ABC transporter substrate-binding protein — encoded protein: MKKFLVLMLSLILFVSSFGAKKLYVGTNAEFKPYEYLEGDKIVGFDIELMEAMGKEMGYEIKWNNMTFDGLLPALQMGKIDAVIAGMSPTAERKKAVDFSKPYLNFQTGHSVIVRINETAIVKKEDLNGKTAGVQLGTKQEELAKALGANIVRYDSFTGALLALKQSKIDAVVLDEQASAKYLKTMPEVKVADTIYDEDPGESIAVKKGNKKLIEELNSAFDKVVENGTYAKILEKYFPEKVSK
- a CDS encoding Rqc2 family fibronectin-binding protein, yielding MFYLDGVSLSKIKLELKENLLNKKVGKIFQNSSLSLTLHFGKKALFFTCNPSMPLCYINEDKEENLLEESSNFLLMIRKYLVNSALVDLEQLGLDRILKFSFSKINELGQIQNNYLFFEIMGKYSNIILTDSDERIISVLKKKSIEENSIRTLFSGEKYSQPIVSQKKNPFEITETEFNTIISNGNIIETLEGIGKLTKNEIKNYQDFRNILTSELAPKIYFNKKIPVLATVLEVKPKEYDEVINYPNFCEMINFYIKSKSLSNSFNLLREQLIFCIEKEKKKSEKIIKNIKKDIEIMKDYNNPKEIGDILASVLYSIKRGDSTVKAYDFYNNCEINISLDPLLSPQSNLEKIYKKSSKMKRGLEISKQRLEEFQNKLFYFDSVATFIQKSKTFEELKNIETELIEEKYLKKKVNKKPKKKSVEQPYGTIEIDGKVIYFGRNNKENDYLTFKFAKKDDMWFHIKDIPGSHFIVKKEDFENSDEFILKIATLSAFYSKANAHEKVVVDYTLKKNLNKPKGAPLGFVTYNVWDSVTVVTPSEI
- a CDS encoding chloramphenicol acetyltransferase; amino-acid sequence: MFHKIDFETWERKEHFKYYINLIKTNYNLTAELNISQLMEKVKEKKLKFFPTMLYCIIKAVNQNKEFRMDYDKEGNLGYWDYVVPSYTIFHDDDKTFSDIWSEYDENFEKFYTNVVEDIEKYKDIKGVKTKLGRGDNFCPISCIPWLSFTGCANDTYSEAKMLFPVIAFGKYFKRDEMTMIPISVFVNHAVADGYHTCKLINDIQSIINDIENWV
- a CDS encoding diguanylate cyclase domain-containing protein, which codes for MKVYNLKGKIVSVIVGLIVFINAIVVISSFSKYQEKIKNKVLQNNMERIHELSSQIKNIIYKEIGHSSHILGTIIETENLEELTAEEVLKKLKGIENKGHFKSLGIIYSDGKTSDSDGHKWDIRDINLDDSLKNDKRYISDILVEDDTESSEILIAIPLNTKDGKTKALFGYFSISHFESLTNFSKDSRQYFQIVDTTGRYISSSNSSYSFSGKKGLLFWDEIERYRYFDGITVEKIKDDVENKRTGTYYFEYGDAGRYIIYDPLGIKNWYVFSALTREKLVFHTMEVKEISNEMLLVLIEFMIVIVSVILGIFYYTYKVIKNDSQIIAVKNRMFKMLLHKTEDIIFKVNLLERKVVVYNYYGKEEKQELTIPFDEIHPTKIEKFVVTKPEFFKVYDEIYNNITLGKSIENIVIPLKKKDSEWKWFRINSIIVDSQSTVGILENCTEEKIKEQELEIISKKSKYDFLTKLYNRENFEKEMNLFLNSDKELEGVSAFFIIDLDNFKKANDTFGHDMGDKILQESAAKIKLVAKDVGVFARFGGDEFALLVKEVSNIEKLNEIAQQLNDILNKTYIENNKSVTVGASIGGVIIKKDMNFKEIYKKADNALYRVKNSKKGSYFIDNN
- a CDS encoding M20 family metallopeptidase, translating into MEILNKLENKFSEIFEDLKELNEYIYKNPELGRKEFKACEAHKNLLKKYGFDIEENYIGIPTAYLAKYSSGKKGIKIGYLAEYDALPEIGHGCGHNILGTTSIGAGILLKEYIDEFGGEVLIFGTPAEETFGAKVDMAEAGCFDDIDVAMISHPTGKNHEKSGTSQAMEALQFTFRGKTAHAAGDPYNGINALDGVIQFFNSINALRQQTKTSARIHGIISNGGEAANIIPDLAVANFYVREATTKEMLKLSERVKNCAKGAALATGTSLEIENYEYTFKHLVTNEKLSSIYTKNLELQGIKDIPMSDPTGSSDCGDVSHHCPTIHTYFPISKCELTGHSIEFAKATITEEAYQGMKEAIFALVMTGKDILENENLLKEIKDEFNQMKKTLI